The Longimicrobiaceae bacterium genome includes a region encoding these proteins:
- a CDS encoding cysteine peptidase family C39 domain-containing protein, producing MRLPFLRVLPRVGTAGQGRKRAPTILQMEAVECGAASLAMILAHHGRVVPLEELRLACGISRDGSKASNIVKAARSYGLVAKGYKKEPQQLKELPAPMIVHWNFNHFVVLEGFGKGLAYLNDPGTGPRTVTEAEFDEAFTGVALVFERGDTFVRGGAAPSLAAALSSRLRGSRLALLFVVLAGLALVVPGLVVPVFSRVFVDDVLVGELSAWVKPLLALMGVTALAAAGLTWLQQRYLLRLET from the coding sequence TTGCGGCTGCCTTTCCTGCGCGTGCTCCCCCGCGTGGGCACGGCGGGCCAGGGGCGGAAGCGCGCCCCCACGATCCTCCAGATGGAGGCGGTGGAGTGCGGCGCGGCATCGCTGGCGATGATCCTGGCGCACCACGGCCGCGTGGTGCCGCTGGAGGAGCTGCGCCTGGCCTGCGGCATCTCGCGCGACGGCAGCAAGGCGAGCAACATCGTCAAGGCGGCGCGCAGCTACGGCCTGGTCGCCAAGGGCTACAAGAAGGAGCCGCAGCAGCTCAAGGAGCTGCCGGCTCCCATGATCGTCCACTGGAACTTCAACCACTTCGTGGTGCTGGAGGGCTTCGGGAAGGGCCTCGCCTACCTGAACGATCCCGGCACCGGCCCGCGCACCGTCACCGAAGCCGAGTTCGACGAGGCGTTCACCGGCGTCGCCCTCGTCTTCGAGCGCGGCGACACCTTCGTGCGCGGCGGCGCGGCGCCCAGCCTGGCCGCCGCGCTCTCCAGCCGCCTGCGCGGCTCGCGGCTGGCGCTGCTCTTCGTGGTGCTCGCCGGCCTCGCCCTCGTGGTCCCCGGCCTGGTGGTCCCGGTCTTCTCGCGCGTGTTCGTGGACGACGTGCTGGTGGGCGAGCTGTCCGCCTGGGTCAAGCCGCTCCTCGCGCTGATGGGGGTGACCGCGCTGGCCGCCGCCGGGCTCACGTGGCTCCAGCAGCGCTACCTGCTGCGGCTGGAAACCAA